One window from the genome of Candidatus Zixiibacteriota bacterium encodes:
- a CDS encoding N-acetyltransferase, producing MPNNVQVVEVESRAQLRDFITYPNRLYRDDPCYVVPLLSERLEFFDFEKNPFYRAARVRLFLAKRGEVTVGRIATCINYAHNEFHGEKTGFFGFFDCPDDYDVAFVLLKVAMIRLKMEGMEKMRGPMNFSTNHEIGFLVEGFDEPPRIMMPYNPPYLPELAARFGLRKAMDLLAYKLTDETPIPERVETVIGKIRQRGNLVVRPIRLRDFDNEVDRVNQVYNQAWQNNWGFVPMGDAEFRWIARNLRQVIDPDLALLCEHEGRPVAFILGIPDINQALARLRGRLFPLGLLRLLWHTKIRNKIDGVRVLTMGVIPPYQRRGIDMMLYTEVYRRGVKKGYRWAELSWILETNTLMRSAADAIGAKVYKRYRIVELPL from the coding sequence ATGCCGAACAACGTCCAGGTCGTCGAAGTTGAGTCGCGCGCGCAGTTGCGGGATTTCATTACCTATCCCAACCGCCTCTACCGGGATGATCCGTGCTACGTCGTTCCGCTGCTGAGCGAGCGCCTGGAGTTCTTTGATTTTGAGAAGAACCCGTTCTACCGGGCCGCCCGGGTGCGGCTCTTTCTCGCCAAGCGGGGGGAGGTAACGGTGGGGCGGATCGCCACCTGCATCAATTATGCCCACAACGAGTTCCACGGCGAGAAGACCGGGTTCTTCGGCTTCTTCGACTGCCCCGACGACTACGATGTTGCGTTTGTCCTGCTCAAGGTTGCCATGATCCGGCTCAAGATGGAGGGGATGGAGAAGATGCGCGGCCCCATGAACTTCTCCACCAACCACGAAATCGGCTTCCTGGTCGAGGGTTTTGACGAGCCGCCCCGCATCATGATGCCCTACAACCCGCCGTACTTGCCGGAGCTCGCGGCCCGTTTCGGCCTGCGCAAGGCGATGGACCTCCTGGCGTACAAACTCACCGATGAGACCCCGATCCCCGAGCGCGTGGAGACGGTGATCGGGAAGATCCGGCAGCGCGGCAATCTGGTCGTCCGCCCCATCCGCCTCCGCGACTTCGACAACGAGGTCGACCGGGTGAACCAGGTCTACAACCAGGCCTGGCAGAACAACTGGGGGTTTGTGCCGATGGGCGACGCCGAGTTCCGCTGGATCGCCCGCAATCTCCGGCAGGTGATCGATCCCGACCTCGCCCTGCTGTGCGAGCACGAGGGCCGCCCGGTCGCCTTCATCCTCGGCATCCCCGACATCAACCAGGCGCTCGCCCGCCTCCGCGGCCGCCTGTTCCCGCTCGGGCTGCTCCGGCTGCTCTGGCACACCAAGATCCGGAACAAGATCGACGGCGTGCGGGTGCTCACCATGGGAGTCATTCCCCCCTACCAGCGCCGCGGCATCGACATGATGCTCTACACGGAGGTCTACCGCCGGGGCGTCAAGAAGGGGTACCGGTGGGCCGAGCTCTCGTGGATTCTCGAGACCAACACCCTCATGCGCAGCGCCGCCGACGCGATCGGCGCCAAAGTCTACAAGCGCTACCGCATCGTCGAATTGCCCCTCTAG
- a CDS encoding macro domain-containing protein, which translates to MTENQAFTVEIVKGNIVEALAEAIVNAANTKLWMGAGVAGAIKAAGGESVEQEAIAKGPIPPGQAVATTAGRLRYKYVIHAAVMGQDLRTNDRYIRQATIASLNLADRLQLKSVALPAFGTGVGGFPMTACANIMVKAARGFRTEARHLERVVFCLYDELGYRAFLKAAEAHR; encoded by the coding sequence ATGACCGAAAATCAAGCGTTCACGGTCGAGATCGTGAAAGGGAACATCGTCGAGGCTCTGGCCGAAGCGATCGTGAACGCCGCCAACACGAAGCTCTGGATGGGAGCGGGCGTTGCCGGGGCGATCAAGGCGGCCGGCGGAGAATCGGTCGAGCAGGAGGCGATCGCGAAGGGACCGATCCCGCCCGGCCAGGCGGTGGCGACCACCGCCGGGCGGCTGCGCTACAAGTATGTCATCCACGCCGCGGTGATGGGGCAGGATCTCAGGACAAACGACCGCTACATCCGCCAGGCGACCATCGCGAGCCTGAACCTGGCCGACCGCCTGCAGCTCAAGTCGGTGGCGCTGCCGGCCTTCGGGACAGGCGTGGGGGGATTCCCCATGACCGCCTGCGCGAACATCATGGTCAAAGCAGCCCGCGGCTTCCGCACCGAGGCGCGGCACCTCGAGCGCGTGGTCTTCTGCCTGTACGATGAACTCGGGTACCGGGCGTTTCTGAAGGCGGCGGAGGCACACCGGTGA
- a CDS encoding phosphatase PAP2 family protein — protein sequence MLETLNAVDRALFLFVNMTLANPVTDLLMPVVTSDVLLRVGYGAAMVILLLRGDARVRRVVLFSAAALVLTDQLSSAVLKPLIARPRPCQALTDIHLLVACGGGKAMPSSHAANAFGQAALFALAAPRWRWLLLALAAVIALSRVFVGVHYVGDVAVGTLLGAAIGTAAAQGYRWVETRMAERRARPGCIPPNESADGKKARE from the coding sequence ATGCTTGAGACGCTGAACGCCGTCGACCGGGCGCTCTTCTTGTTCGTCAACATGACGCTGGCGAACCCGGTGACCGACCTCCTGATGCCGGTGGTGACCTCCGACGTGCTGCTGCGGGTGGGGTATGGGGCGGCGATGGTGATCCTGCTGCTGCGCGGCGACGCCCGCGTGCGCCGGGTGGTGCTCTTTTCGGCGGCCGCGCTCGTGCTCACCGACCAGTTATCCTCGGCGGTGCTCAAACCGCTCATCGCGCGGCCCCGGCCGTGCCAGGCGCTGACCGACATTCACCTGCTCGTCGCCTGCGGGGGCGGCAAAGCCATGCCCTCCTCGCACGCCGCCAATGCGTTCGGACAGGCGGCCCTGTTTGCGCTGGCCGCGCCCCGGTGGCGGTGGCTGCTGCTCGCCCTCGCGGCGGTGATCGCACTCAGCCGCGTCTTCGTCGGCGTCCACTATGTCGGGGACGTCGCCGTGGGGACGCTCCTCGGAGCGGCGATCGGGACGGCGGCGGCCCAGGGATACCGCTGGGTCGAAACGAGGATGGCCGAGCGGCGCGCCCGGCCGGGCTGCATCCCGCCCAACGAATCGGCCGATGGGAAGAAAGCGAGGGAGTGA
- a CDS encoding YigZ family protein: MNRMEDVYHTIARPARHEIKVKASRFIGECAEAGTPSAALEFLAGIRRREHAATHHCFAYTVGLSEGAMFKYSDDGEPSGTAGRPIYDAVIGRGLANTIVVVTRYFGGTKLGPGGLARAYSETAAGALDAAGTRANYLTERLEVGIEFPLYDLVAKAMHQHEAQQVEAEFTDRVRLVIAVRRSRAVALRRDIVQISGGKATIAADDDDTA; this comes from the coding sequence GTGAACCGCATGGAGGACGTCTACCATACGATCGCCCGGCCGGCGCGGCATGAGATCAAGGTCAAAGCCTCGCGGTTCATCGGCGAGTGTGCGGAAGCGGGAACACCCTCGGCCGCGCTGGAGTTCCTCGCGGGGATCCGCCGGCGGGAGCACGCCGCCACCCACCACTGCTTCGCCTACACGGTCGGGCTGAGCGAGGGGGCGATGTTCAAGTACTCGGACGACGGCGAGCCGTCGGGAACAGCCGGGCGGCCGATCTACGACGCCGTAATCGGGCGGGGGCTGGCCAACACGATCGTGGTCGTGACCCGCTACTTCGGCGGGACCAAACTCGGCCCCGGGGGACTGGCGCGGGCGTACAGCGAGACGGCCGCCGGCGCGCTCGACGCGGCGGGAACACGGGCGAACTATCTTACGGAGCGCCTCGAAGTGGGGATTGAGTTCCCCCTGTACGACCTCGTGGCCAAGGCCATGCACCAGCACGAGGCGCAGCAGGTTGAGGCCGAGTTCACCGACCGCGTCCGGCTCGTCATCGCCGTGCGCCGGTCAAGGGCGGTGGCGCTCCGCCGCGACATCGTGCAAATATCCGGAGGCAAAGCAACCATTGCGGCAGACGACGACGACACCGCTTGA
- a CDS encoding DNA-protecting protein DprA yields the protein MEEHIPGYNQAVRVLALCRYAGVGPRLFDLLMGRFGSLDAIFAVSASSLHAIDDLEDDRAEQIRQAETHLGEAQAEYDRLRERDIRIVTRLDAEYPRRFEELNDPPPLLYVRGSLPANDRKAVTLAGASDATAEGIELTVDLARRFAADGVQVVASLRRGIDAAAHLGARAAEQGSFAVIESGLDRIDAAEQLPVAIDALRGGGVLSELAPDQGHEQGGFAAANRLLAGLSNAVVVTEIYADSREALDLVEFCSQIGKLVFIVAHHRLGPLSDSAAMDRLTEYGAVPLDSPEQADQIIAALV from the coding sequence ATGGAAGAACATATTCCCGGATACAACCAGGCCGTGAGAGTCCTCGCCCTCTGCCGCTACGCCGGGGTGGGACCCCGGTTGTTTGACCTCCTGATGGGGCGGTTCGGCAGCCTCGATGCGATCTTCGCGGTGTCGGCGTCCTCGCTGCACGCGATTGACGACCTGGAGGACGACCGGGCGGAACAGATCCGGCAGGCCGAGACCCATCTGGGCGAGGCGCAGGCCGAGTACGACCGTCTGCGCGAGCGCGACATCCGCATTGTGACGCGCCTCGATGCCGAGTATCCCCGGCGGTTCGAGGAACTCAACGACCCGCCGCCGCTGCTCTACGTGCGGGGAAGTCTGCCGGCGAATGATCGGAAGGCCGTTACGCTCGCGGGAGCCTCGGATGCCACGGCAGAGGGGATCGAACTGACGGTCGATCTGGCGCGGCGGTTCGCGGCGGACGGCGTCCAGGTCGTGGCGTCGCTGCGCCGGGGGATCGATGCCGCCGCCCATCTCGGCGCGCGGGCGGCGGAGCAGGGATCGTTTGCGGTGATCGAATCGGGGCTCGACCGGATCGACGCCGCCGAGCAACTGCCGGTGGCGATCGACGCCTTGCGCGGAGGAGGCGTCCTGTCGGAACTCGCCCCGGACCAGGGGCACGAGCAGGGCGGTTTCGCCGCGGCCAACCGCCTCCTCGCCGGCCTGAGCAACGCCGTGGTCGTGACCGAGATCTACGCCGATTCCCGGGAGGCCCTCGACCTGGTCGAGTTCTGCAGCCAGATCGGCAAGCTGGTGTTCATCGTGGCGCACCACCGGCTCGGTCCGCTGTCGGACTCGGCGGCGATGGACCGGCTGACCGAGTATGGGGCGGTGCCGCTGGACTCTCCGGAGCAGGCGGACCAGATCATCGCCGCCCTCGTGTGA
- the secF gene encoding protein translocase subunit SecF: protein MFTIVPETNINFIGARKIAFAISIVLVIGGLFATVLVWTGKADLGIDFAGGTMIYAAFEKPVAIEDLRMAVSSAAPDAQITQLQNFEKPNAFILKTKRPTVEGEGQQRLTAIEGAIRQRFTDNSFEKVSEHIIGPAVGESLRSDTQKAVLLSLLGILVYIWIRFDFRFGVAAAVATFHDVLAVLGIMLLLGFEFDLLLVTALLTLAGYSLTDTVVVFDRIRENLKKWRTKGEFAGAVNRSINEIISRTINTGGTTLVSILALTIFGGEVLRTFSVAMVLGIIVGTYSSWFVASPIVVEWEARRPKRFK from the coding sequence ATGTTCACAATAGTACCCGAGACCAACATCAACTTCATCGGCGCGCGGAAGATCGCCTTCGCGATCTCCATCGTGCTGGTGATCGGCGGCCTGTTCGCCACGGTCCTGGTCTGGACGGGCAAGGCCGACCTGGGAATCGATTTCGCCGGCGGGACGATGATCTACGCCGCGTTCGAAAAGCCGGTCGCGATCGAGGACCTGCGGATGGCAGTGAGCTCGGCCGCGCCTGATGCCCAGATCACCCAGTTGCAGAATTTCGAAAAGCCGAACGCTTTCATCCTCAAGACCAAGCGACCGACCGTGGAAGGAGAGGGACAGCAGCGGCTCACGGCCATCGAGGGGGCGATCCGGCAGCGTTTCACCGACAACTCGTTCGAGAAAGTGTCCGAACACATCATCGGCCCGGCCGTCGGAGAATCGCTCCGCAGCGATACCCAGAAAGCGGTGCTCCTGTCGCTTTTGGGCATCCTCGTCTACATCTGGATCCGCTTCGACTTCCGGTTCGGCGTGGCCGCAGCCGTCGCTACCTTCCACGACGTCCTGGCGGTTCTGGGGATCATGCTCCTGCTCGGTTTCGAATTCGACCTCCTGCTGGTGACGGCGCTGCTGACGCTGGCGGGGTATTCGCTGACCGACACGGTGGTCGTGTTCGACCGGATCCGGGAGAATCTCAAGAAGTGGCGGACCAAAGGGGAGTTCGCCGGCGCCGTCAACCGGTCGATCAACGAGATCATCTCGCGGACGATCAACACCGGCGGCACAACGCTCGTGTCAATTCTCGCCCTCACCATCTTCGGCGGCGAGGTGCTCCGGACGTTCTCGGTGGCGATGGTGCTGGGGATTATCGTCGGGACATACAGCTCCTGGTTCGTGGCCAGCCCGATCGTGGTCGAATGGGAGGCCCGCCGACCCAAGCGCTTCAAATGA
- the secD gene encoding protein translocase subunit SecD, with protein sequence MSKNNWRIGLTLVLVVAALFAFWHTFSLWTMSDAEKARMQEEQPGELLKLQQKAIRLGLDLQGGIHVVLRVDMAELAPAERDGAVDRAIAIIRNRVDGLGVAEPTIQKQGTDRIIVDLPGYTDANRAEELIGQTALLEFKLLETMDNAQLLLTKIDSAVFGYEKAKAGAAPETPGEPAPTAPTADSAAQEPDVMAELMGDSATKDTTEDPFAFDENTADAENEKPLSSRLSPALYSSQSGEGWPGFYVAKDQKERIDRWIGLPEVQALMPIDVQWAWSTRSEIRESREVYTLYLLKRKVQFLGRFLENIRLGQGQYGEYTVDFSLSGDGSARFAQLTGANIGKPLAIVLDNRVESAPIINSKIRTNGQITMGGGASIKDAQNLEIVLKAGALPAPVNIIEKNVVGATLGADSIRKGFYSALLGLCLVLLYMAVYYRISGLIADIGLLFNIFFLLAVMAGLSATLTMPGIAGIILTMGIAVDSNILIFERIREELRTGKTVRAAIEAGYDRAFVAIFDSHVTTLITAGALFLLGSGSIKGFAVTLFWGVAISLYTAYVVTKQIFDIRKSYRSLSI encoded by the coding sequence ATGTCCAAAAACAACTGGCGTATCGGCCTGACCCTGGTGCTCGTGGTCGCGGCCCTCTTCGCCTTCTGGCACACGTTCAGCCTCTGGACCATGAGCGACGCCGAGAAGGCGCGGATGCAGGAGGAACAACCGGGCGAGCTGCTGAAATTGCAGCAGAAAGCGATCCGGCTGGGCCTCGACCTCCAGGGAGGAATACACGTCGTGCTCCGCGTCGACATGGCGGAGCTGGCCCCGGCCGAGCGCGACGGTGCGGTGGATCGGGCGATCGCGATTATCCGCAACCGTGTCGACGGCCTGGGGGTGGCCGAGCCGACCATTCAGAAACAGGGGACCGATCGCATCATCGTCGACCTCCCCGGTTACACCGACGCCAACCGGGCGGAGGAGCTCATCGGGCAGACGGCGCTGCTGGAGTTCAAGCTCCTGGAGACAATGGACAACGCGCAGCTCCTCCTGACCAAGATCGACTCGGCCGTTTTCGGCTATGAGAAGGCGAAGGCCGGGGCGGCGCCGGAAACTCCGGGCGAGCCTGCGCCGACCGCTCCCACGGCCGATTCGGCGGCCCAGGAGCCGGACGTCATGGCCGAACTGATGGGGGATTCCGCAACGAAGGACACGACCGAGGATCCGTTCGCGTTCGATGAGAACACGGCCGACGCGGAGAACGAGAAACCGCTGTCCTCGCGGCTGTCGCCGGCGCTGTACTCCTCGCAGAGCGGCGAGGGCTGGCCGGGGTTCTACGTGGCCAAGGATCAGAAGGAGAGAATCGACCGGTGGATCGGCCTCCCGGAGGTTCAGGCGCTCATGCCGATCGACGTGCAGTGGGCGTGGTCGACCCGGTCGGAGATTCGGGAGTCGCGCGAGGTCTACACGCTGTACCTGCTGAAGCGGAAGGTGCAGTTTTTGGGCAGGTTTCTGGAGAACATCCGCCTCGGCCAGGGCCAGTACGGCGAGTACACCGTTGATTTCTCGCTGTCGGGTGACGGCTCGGCCCGGTTCGCGCAGTTGACCGGCGCGAATATCGGCAAGCCGCTCGCGATCGTGCTGGACAACCGCGTGGAGTCCGCCCCGATCATCAACAGCAAAATCCGCACCAACGGGCAGATCACGATGGGCGGGGGAGCGTCGATAAAGGATGCCCAGAACCTCGAGATCGTGCTCAAGGCGGGCGCGCTGCCGGCCCCGGTGAACATCATCGAGAAAAACGTCGTGGGGGCGACCCTCGGCGCCGACTCGATCCGCAAAGGGTTCTACTCGGCCCTGCTGGGGCTGTGCCTGGTGCTGTTGTACATGGCCGTCTACTACCGGATCTCGGGGCTGATCGCCGACATCGGCCTGCTCTTCAACATCTTCTTCCTGCTGGCCGTGATGGCCGGGCTGAGCGCGACCCTCACGATGCCCGGGATCGCGGGTATCATCCTCACGATGGGTATCGCGGTGGACTCGAACATTCTGATCTTCGAGCGCATCCGCGAGGAGCTGCGCACGGGGAAGACGGTGCGGGCGGCCATCGAGGCGGGCTATGACCGCGCCTTCGTCGCCATTTTCGACTCGCACGTGACGACGCTCATCACGGCCGGAGCGCTGTTCCTGCTCGGGTCGGGCTCGATCAAGGGATTTGCGGTCACGCTGTTCTGGGGTGTGGCGATCTCGCTCTACACCGCCTACGTGGTGACCAAGCAGATCTTCGACATTCGCAAATCGTACCGGTCGCTGAGCATCTAG
- a CDS encoding insulinase family protein, which produces MSKPVPVIAVLLGALSALVAGPAGSCRAAETYELDNGMTVILKEQHGAPMVSSIVFVRSGSKYESRFENGITHFLEHLLFDGTATLAREQLDASIGDLGGYINAFTRKELTAYLVLLPKQYIEYGMTVQADMLFNSVFPEAELAKERKVVVEEIRRDADAPGAAAEAFFTDRAYAGTDYARPVLGYPAFIENIPRAAVIDYWRRYYIPRRMTLLVIGDFEPAAMKKTVANVFGRFTNPASAADSAASASPAPAPVLEGQTIYDTAAQVPSTYLNLSLAAPPIGSAEYYAMDLLARYLAMDAVSPLMVALKGGAEPLATEASVSLVPYEEFSRLEISVITEHPERRDSIITVIFANLAAMARHAADPGSIAGLQTSVQTDDIYSEAKLHYYGFMIAPYLMTAGWDFVQTYAEKMAAVTWADCNAAADRWLARPAYIGTVVRPATDSAAAPYRPEEMSADEVLAHFAEATFPEHELVAGHTITYPPTDSISFTLTDRASYRREQLPNGMTVIVKTVPDNEVFALMVLGRNRSANEPPGRAGITEFVNRCLERGTATRSAKELADALAGIGAQVTLYDNPWIPYDDRYTARAFSFLKFETIEAFARKGFALFSEVAFSPAFDSAEVENVRQAMIGVLRRQGTSPREAARDLFYTTLFEGSAYARPIMGDFESLNAITVDDLRAHHRRIYAPENTIIAVVTSRPADEILGWFAEGPGRFAPTGFVSAVPAPPQPVRQIIAAQVPLEKEQVAIYLGGPTPGAESPDALALEMAAGILSNRLYLNLREKQGLAYSVGAGADADRGFGWCYASMQTGVDNYRQAVGGILLEMDKLRYDGPLASEVRRARNEIWGRLMSAKLSAINQAFYLAVDEFLGRPLPYDRTLLDRLGAIDREGVRRVAAQYFRTDAYVIATAGRTPAETAPPAPGE; this is translated from the coding sequence ATGTCGAAACCCGTCCCCGTCATCGCCGTCCTCCTCGGCGCGCTTTCGGCCCTGGTGGCAGGCCCCGCCGGCTCCTGCCGTGCCGCCGAAACCTACGAGCTGGACAACGGCATGACCGTGATCCTCAAAGAGCAGCACGGCGCGCCCATGGTCTCCAGCATCGTGTTCGTCCGCTCCGGAAGCAAGTATGAGTCCCGGTTCGAGAACGGCATCACCCACTTTCTCGAGCACCTGCTTTTCGACGGCACGGCGACCCTCGCCCGCGAGCAGCTCGACGCCTCGATCGGCGATCTCGGCGGCTACATCAACGCCTTCACCCGCAAGGAGCTCACCGCCTACCTGGTACTCCTGCCGAAGCAGTACATCGAGTACGGCATGACCGTGCAGGCCGACATGCTCTTCAACTCGGTCTTCCCGGAGGCGGAGTTGGCGAAGGAACGCAAGGTCGTGGTGGAGGAGATTCGCCGCGACGCTGATGCGCCCGGTGCGGCAGCCGAGGCGTTTTTCACAGACCGGGCCTACGCCGGCACGGATTACGCTCGCCCCGTGCTCGGCTACCCGGCGTTCATCGAGAACATCCCCCGCGCCGCCGTGATCGACTACTGGCGGCGCTACTACATTCCGCGCCGCATGACGCTGCTGGTGATCGGCGATTTCGAGCCCGCGGCGATGAAGAAGACGGTGGCCAACGTCTTCGGCCGCTTTACCAACCCGGCCTCGGCGGCGGACTCCGCCGCATCCGCCTCGCCCGCTCCCGCCCCCGTCCTCGAGGGACAGACCATCTACGACACGGCGGCGCAGGTTCCCTCCACCTACCTGAATCTCTCCCTCGCCGCCCCGCCCATCGGCAGCGCGGAATACTACGCCATGGATCTGCTCGCCCGGTACCTCGCGATGGACGCCGTCTCCCCCCTCATGGTCGCGCTGAAGGGGGGCGCCGAGCCGCTGGCCACCGAGGCGTCGGTGAGCCTTGTCCCCTATGAGGAATTCTCCCGCCTTGAGATCTCGGTGATCACCGAACACCCGGAGCGGCGCGACTCGATCATCACCGTCATCTTCGCCAACCTTGCGGCGATGGCGCGCCACGCCGCCGACCCGGGATCGATTGCGGGACTGCAGACCTCGGTGCAGACCGACGACATCTACAGCGAGGCCAAGCTCCACTACTACGGCTTCATGATCGCACCCTACCTCATGACCGCCGGCTGGGATTTCGTGCAGACCTACGCGGAGAAGATGGCCGCCGTCACCTGGGCCGACTGCAACGCCGCGGCGGACCGGTGGCTGGCGCGGCCCGCGTACATCGGCACCGTCGTGCGCCCGGCGACGGATTCCGCCGCCGCGCCCTACCGGCCCGAAGAGATGTCGGCCGACGAGGTCCTCGCCCACTTCGCCGAAGCGACGTTCCCGGAACACGAGCTGGTCGCCGGGCACACGATCACCTATCCGCCGACCGACTCGATCAGCTTCACGCTGACCGACCGCGCCTCCTACCGCCGGGAGCAGCTTCCCAACGGCATGACCGTGATCGTGAAGACGGTCCCCGACAACGAGGTGTTCGCTTTGATGGTGCTCGGCAGGAACCGCAGCGCGAACGAGCCGCCCGGCCGGGCCGGCATCACCGAGTTCGTCAACCGCTGCCTCGAGCGGGGGACCGCCACGCGCTCGGCGAAAGAGCTGGCCGACGCCCTGGCCGGGATCGGCGCCCAGGTGACGCTCTACGACAACCCGTGGATTCCTTACGACGACCGCTACACGGCGCGGGCGTTTTCGTTTTTGAAATTTGAGACGATCGAGGCCTTTGCGCGGAAGGGATTTGCGCTCTTCAGCGAGGTGGCCTTTTCCCCCGCTTTCGATTCCGCCGAGGTCGAGAACGTGCGCCAGGCGATGATCGGCGTGCTGCGGCGCCAGGGGACCTCTCCCCGCGAGGCCGCGCGCGACCTGTTTTACACCACTCTCTTCGAAGGGAGCGCCTACGCGCGTCCGATCATGGGGGATTTCGAGAGCCTGAACGCGATCACGGTCGACGATCTTCGCGCCCACCACCGCCGGATCTACGCCCCCGAAAACACGATTATCGCGGTCGTCACCAGCCGCCCGGCCGACGAGATCCTGGGATGGTTTGCCGAGGGGCCGGGCCGGTTCGCCCCGACCGGTTTTGTGAGCGCCGTCCCCGCCCCTCCGCAACCGGTCCGGCAGATTATCGCGGCCCAGGTGCCGCTGGAGAAGGAGCAGGTCGCCATCTACCTCGGCGGCCCCACCCCGGGCGCGGAGAGCCCCGACGCCCTCGCTCTGGAAATGGCCGCCGGGATTCTCTCCAACCGGCTCTACCTGAACCTGCGCGAGAAGCAGGGGCTGGCGTATTCGGTCGGCGCCGGGGCCGACGCTGACCGGGGGTTCGGCTGGTGCTATGCCTCGATGCAGACCGGGGTCGACAACTACCGCCAGGCTGTCGGCGGAATCCTCCTGGAGATGGACAAGCTCCGGTATGACGGTCCTTTGGCGTCGGAGGTCCGGCGCGCGCGGAACGAAATCTGGGGCCGCCTCATGAGCGCCAAGCTCTCCGCCATCAATCAGGCGTTCTACCTGGCGGTCGATGAGTTCCTCGGCCGTCCGCTGCCGTACGATCGGACGCTGCTCGACCGGCTGGGCGCGATCGACCGCGAAGGCGTGCGGCGGGTGGCCGCCCAGTATTTCCGCACCGACGCCTACGTGATCGCGACGGCCGGCAGAACGCCGGCGGAAACCGCCCCGCCCGCTCCGGGGGAGTGA
- a CDS encoding sodium:calcium antiporter produces MADRPHRYDIDPYLWLILIGTFLSCLPGLYLVAAGKHLYAPYAAVVFGVAIFGAAFILSWAAEVAQMDMSQSLAVAILALVAVLPEYAVDFVFTWKAAHDPTQAHYALANMTGANRLLVGLGWPAVLFLYILAKRRREVRLDETQRVEIFYLAMATLYSFTIPLKGSLNLIDTVVLVTLFGLYTRRAAQMPQEEPEMVGPVKIVANAATVPRRLFTALFFLFSGFVIFLVAEPFAHALVESGGHLGIDEFFLVQWLAPIASESPEFIVAATWALRGQAGAALKALISSKVNQWTLLVGTIPLVYAISAGEIRPFVLDVPYGEGPTDVQTHELILTAAQSLFAVAVLVNLVLTRWDGVLLFGLFALQLVWQDIRMEVAAVYIVLAVIWHWVNRRHLLPAARIGLGIRGRPGTS; encoded by the coding sequence ATGGCAGACAGACCGCACCGCTACGACATCGACCCCTACCTGTGGCTGATTCTGATTGGCACGTTCCTGTCCTGCCTGCCGGGGCTGTACCTCGTCGCGGCCGGGAAACACCTCTACGCACCCTACGCGGCGGTCGTGTTCGGGGTGGCCATTTTCGGGGCCGCCTTCATCCTCTCGTGGGCGGCCGAGGTGGCGCAGATGGACATGTCGCAGTCGCTGGCGGTGGCCATCCTCGCACTCGTGGCGGTGCTCCCCGAGTACGCCGTGGACTTCGTCTTTACGTGGAAAGCGGCGCACGATCCGACCCAGGCGCACTACGCGCTCGCCAACATGACCGGAGCGAACCGGCTCCTCGTCGGGCTGGGCTGGCCGGCTGTGCTCTTCCTGTACATCCTCGCCAAGCGCCGCCGCGAGGTCCGGCTCGATGAGACCCAGCGCGTGGAGATCTTCTATCTCGCCATGGCGACCCTGTACTCGTTCACGATCCCGCTCAAGGGGAGCCTCAACCTGATCGACACCGTTGTGCTCGTGACCCTGTTCGGGCTGTACACGCGGCGGGCGGCGCAGATGCCGCAGGAGGAGCCGGAGATGGTGGGGCCGGTGAAGATCGTGGCCAACGCCGCGACCGTTCCCCGCCGCCTGTTCACGGCCCTGTTTTTCCTGTTCTCCGGGTTCGTCATTTTCCTCGTCGCCGAGCCGTTCGCCCACGCGCTCGTGGAGAGCGGAGGACACCTCGGGATCGATGAGTTCTTCCTCGTGCAGTGGCTGGCCCCGATCGCCTCGGAATCGCCCGAGTTCATCGTCGCCGCCACCTGGGCGCTCCGCGGGCAGGCCGGAGCGGCGCTCAAAGCCCTCATCTCGTCGAAAGTCAACCAGTGGACTCTCCTGGTCGGCACGATCCCACTGGTGTACGCCATCTCGGCCGGCGAGATCCGCCCCTTTGTGCTCGATGTTCCCTACGGCGAGGGGCCGACCGACGTGCAGACGCACGAGCTGATCCTGACGGCGGCCCAGTCGCTCTTCGCCGTGGCCGTGCTGGTCAATCTCGTCCTCACCCGCTGGGACGGCGTGCTGCTGTTCGGGCTGTTTGCGCTCCAACTGGTGTGGCAGGATATCCGCATGGAAGTGGCGGCCGTGTACATCGTGCTCGCCGTGATCTGGCACTGGGTCAACCGGCGCCACCTCCTGCCGGCGGCGCGGATCGGGCTGGGGATCCGGGGACGCCCGGGAACCTCATAG